The genome window CGCCGACGGAACCGGATCGACGCGGACCTCCAGAGTCACGCGGACGCCTTCGTCGACGTGAGCGACATCGAAGACCTTCCCGTCCCGATCGCGCGCGCCGCCCTCCGGGACGGGATTCGGCTGGTCGGAGACGACCGGGACGTCGACGCCTATCGCGAGCGGGTCGAGGCCGAGTACGAGGAGACCGCCACCGAGCGGAGCGGGACCGCCGGGAGTTCGTCGATCGGCTCGCGAGGGGAGAGCAATAGACGGTCGACGCGGTTGTCGGAGTTGCTTGCTTCTCCCCCGTTATAACCGTTTTAACGGCGATAGTCCGACCCCCACAAGACTAAGGTATTACGGGGGGTATTACTAGATATGAGCAAGTCTACGCGTGTCACTGAGAAGGGCCAGGCGACGATCCCTCACGAACTCCGCGAAAAGTACGACTTACAGCCCGGTGACGAGGTCGTCTGGATGGACACCGACGAGGGGATCGTCGTAAAGAAGCGCACCCGCACTGGTGGCCGTGGGATGCTCGTTCCCGAGGGCACCTCCGCGGAGAAGCGCGAGGAGATCGCAGCGGAACTGGGTCAGCGCGTCCGCGACCGCCGCGACCGTAACTATGAGGACGTTTGAGATGGCGACGTACACGGCCGACGCCGTCTCGCTACTGGCGTATCTCGTCGATGCGCTCCCGCAAGGGGCCGACCAGGCGTTCGCCGAGGCAGAAGCCGGGGAAACGGTCATCGAAGCACCGAGTACGGCTCTCGCCGAGGTACTGTACTCGGTCTCCCGCGACAAGGACGTCCGAGGGATCACACTCACCGGGACGCCCGAGGATGCCCGGCAGGCGTTGGTCGGAAACGGGCCGGTCTCGGTCGCCCCCGTCGACGAGCCGGAGCTGGCAACGTACGCGCAACTGCTGGACGAGTTCAGCATCCACGACGGGCTGATCGTCGCCAGCCACCGCGCACGGGAGACGGACGCGATCCTCACGACCGACGGTGTCATCCGCGACGCCGGGTACGAAACGATCTGGGAGTCAGTGGCCCGCGACTGAAGCCGTAGATTCGCTCGTATCGACGCCGTCAAATCGTCCGACGATGGCCGGCTCGACATCGTCGCTCCGACTGGCACCGAACTTGAACTGGCGGGTACAATCGGCGACCGCGCGCGTTCCTCGACCGATGACGACCGTCAGTTCCGCGCGTACTCGACGTCGAGCGCGAGGTCCGCCGCGGTGTCGTGACGCTCGACCTCCCGCTCGCCGAGCAGCCATTGGAATGCCGCCGTCGAGCGGCCGGCCAGCTCCCGTGCCGTCCCGAAGGAGAGGTACTCCGCTCGGTACAGCGAGACGGCGAGCTCCTGCCGGACGATGGGCTCGCGGTCCGCCGGCGGTGCCGCGATCGCGTCCAGCACCCCGGACGGCAGATCGATGCTGCTCATACCGACCAGTTCGACACCGCGGAACGTACTATCGCCGCTCAGGGGGTCACCACGAGGTCGGGTGTTCCACGAAGATCGCCACTGGGTCGAGCGCTTCCAGCGGGAAGTCGCATGGTGGCTTCGAGACCGCGATTCGTCGTCCACTCGCACCGATCGGGCCGAGAACCGGTCGAGCGAACCGAGCCATACGCACGCGCCCGCGAAGACAAATCCGAAATCCACCCACCGACACCCCCGCAGCCGACTCCTTTTATACGATCCCGCAACCCCTGCCCACCCCCCTCGTTCCGAACCGCTTTTCGAAAACGGCCGTCGCACTCGCTTCGGAGGAGGTACCACACGGGACCGCAAACCGTGGAAGATCTCCGAACACTCATCCACCTCGCAAATACTCCCTCGAATATGCCCCAGTACTCGGACGCGGACTTCCTCGAAGAGATCCGTCGCGTTGCCGATCTCTCTCATGTCGATGGTCCGCCGAGCGAACGGACGTTCGGCGATGAGGCGGATATGTCGGCACAGATTGTGCGGCGCCGCTTCGGCTCATGGCGAACTGCGATCGAACAGGCAGGGTTCGACTTTCACACACAGGCCGACAAGATCCCGCGTGACAAGCTCGTCGCTGAACTCCGGTGGCTTCGTGACGAGGTGGGCCGGATCCCGACCGCCGAGCAGATGGACGAACACGGCGGGTACGCCTACATCACGTACTACGAGCGCTTCGGGTCGTGGCGCGAGGCGCTCGACGCGGCCGGCTTCGATCCGGATCGCGGCCCCACGGACGCTGAGCTGCTTGCGGAACTCCATCGGCTGCGTGACGAACTGGAGAAGCGCCCCTCGATGAACGATATGACCGACCACGGCGCGTACGGGTGTAGTACGTACCAGCGACGGTTCGGCTCGTGGTCAGCGGCGCTCGAGGAAGCGTTCGATACTGAATCGGCGGATGAAAGCAGGGGGTCCGAGTGAACCCGGCGCGACGTGGCGCGCGTCTCGAAACCAACAGGGCATCACTGTACCCTACCCAAGGAAAACGGTGTCATGCCCCGTTGCGGGCTCATACTTCCGTACACGGCCGGAAGTGGTAAGGATTGCGCTCTGCCGTCCTCGCCGTCGTCGGACGTTCGAGTGTCGTCTCCTCCGACAGACGAACGTATCGGAAATCAAAATCTGGTGTCTGACGCCCTCTATCGCTGTTTGGTAGGGGTTATCACGACCCTACATAGACACAAAGTATTTACCAGAACCGGCACACGGTTCTAACGCAGTACCCCACCCGCATGCGTGAGAGCGAGTAACCCTGACCCAAGTCCGGTAGCGCCCTCGAGGTAATGTTGGTCGTCGACGATCGGGCATCAGGAGACGGAGAAAGCTGTCAACGCGACGCAGAACGAAACAACATACAATGACAAACGACAATACCACACGCTCGAAGGCCAACGCGGTCTTCTTTGCGGCGGTCATGGTTGTCTCCATGGTTGCGGCCGGCTTTGCGGTAGCGCCGGCAGCAGCGGTGACAGACTCCGACCTGACCGTCAACAACTTCTCGCCCCAGGAAGTGGACGAGGAGACGACGCGGACGCATAATCTAGACGTAACGATTCAGAACATCAGCAACGCTTCGGGCCACACCTACGAAGTGGTCCTACCGGCTGGTGACTTCAACAGCACCGCAGTCGAGAGTGTAAACTCGGTTACCAACGGAACTGGTACGAACGTTTCCAGCGCCCTCGGTTCCCCGAATCCCTCCGGTGACACTCTCACGGTGCCTGTTGACACCTCCAGTGTCAATGCTTCTGAGCTCACCATCGACGTTGACGTGAACGTTGACTTCCCGAATGTCAACAGTGACACGTCGGCGCCGCTCACGGTGAACTTCAATGATGCTGATTCCTCGTCTGGCACTGTTGATACGCCCGACGTGACCATCCTCGACACGGACAACAGCGGTGTCAATCCGTCCTACACCCCTGAATCGAACCTGTACTACTCCGGTCAGGAGATTGTAGTCGACGGACTCTCGAGTGGTACAGATTACCAGCTCCGCGAGGTTGACAGCCGGACCGACGAAGGAAACATCAGTACGAGCAGTCCGGTGGAGCAGTTCACCACGAACGGGACTGGCGCGTACACGATCAACACTGGCGACCTCGAAACTGGTGACTACTTCCTCCGCGGCCCGGGTATCTCCGACGCAGAGGAAGAAGACACCATCTTCGAGGTCTCCACGCAGAGCCTCTCCATCGACTGGGAAGAAGACAGCGTCGAAGAAGGTGAAGAGATCAACCTTGAAGTCGACTCCAACCGCGGGACCTACGACCTCAACGTGAGCGCGAGCGGTCTCGACGACACCGAGATCGAAACCATCTTCGAGGACAGCGTCAGCGACATTGACCTCGAAGACGAGGACGAAGAGGTCGCTACGCTCGTCGGCATCTCTGACGGTGACTTCGCGGCGAACTTCACCGACATCGATGCGGGCGAGTACGACTTCGAATTCGAAGTGCCCGACACCGAAGCTCAGGACACCGCCACGCTCAACGTGACGGAGGCTGAGGACGGCGAGGGCGACATCGCCGACTCGGTCATCGAACAGCAGGGTGACGTTGCCGCTATCACCGTCGAACTCGACAACACCGACACGGGCACGCTCGTGATCGGTAACGAAGAAGACGACGGCTACCAAGCGAACATCACCGTTGAAGACGACGAAGACGACGAAGTCGTCGTCCTCTTCAACACGTACGCTGCCGGCACCCTCGCCGATGGGACTGACGCAGACACCATCGTCTACACCGAAGACGAGGATGCAAACGTTCAGCTCGACAACGAGACGGACCTGACCGACATCCTCGACACGGGTACGTACGACGTGTCGGTCGGCCCGTACACGGGTGATGACCGCTTCGAGAACACTATCGACGACCCGGACTCCATCTCCTCGCTCACGATCGAAGAGCGCGGTGACTCGGAGCTTGCTCTCTGGCGGACCAGCGAGAGCGTCGAGTCCGACATCACTGAGGAACTGGACGACGAGAACGAGAGCGCGACGGTCTCGCTGATTAACGAGGCTGTCGAGGGCGACCTGGTCACGCAGACCAGCTCGCTCGCCATCGACGAGGACGGCGACCGCAGCGACGTGCTCGTCCACCAGTATACCGCACCTGGTCTGGAAGGGCCGCTTGCGAGCGCCAGCGGTGAGAACCTCGGCAGCGCCGAGAGCACCGCCGCGCTCTACGAGCTGCTCCAGCAGAACAACAGCGTGTACACTGGCGAAAACGCCGCAGACGGCGAGCAGGACCAGCTCGAGCTGGTCATGGAGCTGGATAACCCCGGCCCGAACGAGCCGACCACGTCCATCGACGTGAACGAGCTCGCTAACGATGAGATCGGATCCGCGAGCGCGTTCTCGGACGTGTTCACGGTCGTCTACGACGACCAGACGGACACCTACTACATCGTCACCAACATTGACGAACTGAACAACGTTGTTGACGAGGACCGTCAGATCGAAGATGAGGACCAGTACGAGGTCCAGATCAACGTTCAGGACGCGCGTCTCCTCGACCTCCTCGAAGAGGCCGATGCAGACGACTTCGAAGAGGAGTTCGTCGAGACGTCGGCCTCGTTCACGGCTGAGGCAGCCGAGGGCGAGTTCGACAACGAAGACTCGATTCAGGTGACGAACGCCGAGAATCAGTCCATCACGGGTACGACCAACGTCGCGCCCGGGACTGAACTCGACGTTCGCGTCCGCAGCGACGACGACGCCTCGACGAGCTTCATCCAGAACGATGAAGACATCGTCGTGACGCCGGAAGGCACGTGGACGGCAACGTTCGACTTCAGCGAGGCGGCAGTTGGCGACAACTTCACCGCTGAGGTCCGTCAGGCTGCCTTCACGGCTGAGTCCGACGGTCAGGTCGTCGAGCAGGTCGAAGAGCCCGCGGTCTTCGAGGTCTCGGACCTGAGCCCGGCTGAGGCAACCGCTACGGCTGGTGACTCGGTCGACGTTTCGGCGACGATCGAGAACACCGGCGGTCGCGAGGCGACTCAGGATGTCGCGCTCACGCTTGACGGCGACGAGCTCGACACGACTGAAGTCACCCTCGCGCCCGGCGACACCACCACCGTCGAGTTCACGGCTGACACGTCCGGTCTCGAAGCCGGCGATTACACGCACGGCATCGCGACCGACGACGATGAGGCCACGGGTACGCTGACCATCGAAGCCGCGGACGGCTCCGACGGTAGCGACGGTTCCGACGGCTCCGACGGTAGTGACGGATCCGACGGCTCCGACGGTTCCGACGGCTCCGACGGTTCCGACGGCTCCGACGGCTCCGGCGAGACCGACGACGGAACGCCCGGCTTCGGTGCGCTCGTCGCACTCGTCGCGCTCATCGCCGCTGCGCTGCTCGCGACCCGCCGCAACGAGTAACATCGTTGCCTAACGGTCGCGACTCGTAGCTTCCAACCATCGGCCCTCGCGGGCCGACCCACACGCGGTCTTTCTTTATCGCGCTCGACTCACACTCCGAGCGACAGCACTACCGACCGCAGTGTTGTTCGGAGCCATATCTATTTATTCGGCACAAGTAACCGATACTTGTCGACGACGCGTTCCGAGACCCAGCGTACGTCGTATCCCGTGGCATCGGCTCGACGCTCGGCGTGTCGTCGGCTTTCGATACCAGTTTCGGAGCGGTTCAACGATCTTTCTCCGGCTTCAGACGGAGCAGGATCTCAATTTCCGTAACAGGACTGAAAGAAAAATTGGACTGTGCTCACGCGTGCCCCCGTGCGACGCAATCAGCTCTCAGTGAACAGCCCGTCTACAATTGTCTCAATAAGCGCGTCTTCAACGTGGTCATAGTCGATCTCGTTGCTCGATCCGATGGGCGCGTTTTGCGACCGTACGGTAAACACGATCGAGGTGAATAACTGATCAATCAGGGCTGGGTCGTCATAGCGGAACGACTCGAGCTCTGCCCACCGCTCAGAAAAGGTGAGGGCCACACTACTACATTGCTCTTCGACGAATGGTTTCTCCATTTCCGCCGCTGCGAGCCGGTCTTGGAGTTCTCGCAACTCTCCCTCGACAATTAACGCGGAGATGAGCGGATTCGATTGGACTTCGTTGAAGGTTGTCTCGAGAACCAGCTGTACCTCTTCTCGCGGGGTCTCTCCTTCGGCAACGGTTTCAGCAATCTTCTTTTCAAGCTCTTCTCGCTCCCGTAGGAGTACCCTGAAGTACAGTTCCTCTTTTGAATCAAAGAATTGATAAAATGTGCTTGTACCAATATCGGCCTCGGCTGTCAGGTCGCTGATTCGAGTCCGGTCGAAGCCATACTGCGCAAACAACTCTCGCCCAGCCTCAATCAATTGAGAACGAATTCGCTCCTTCTCTTGGTCGCTAAATCGGCTCATTTGTCTGCCGATTGAGCGTCGCTTCTTGACTGACTTTCCCGCATCGGTTGCCACTTAGAATTCTATGAACAAAGCGTTTATCAATTTGTGAGCCTGCGAACTAGTGTACGTCAAATGAGCGAGTCAAAGGACGTGGCTGTTGGACTACGACCTGTAGGCGGCGAAACACATCTCGAACAGACCTCGAGGGGCGGCCGAACTGCGGGGGGTTCCCGTGACACAGCGGTCGATTCTTACCGTGTTCGTGACGGCTCTCCTGCTCACCAGCGGGACGGTTGGCGTCGTCGCTGGGGCGACAGCCTCGAATCCGACAGTTGGTGACACAGCGACCACAGATCTTTCTGCCCCGACCGCGGCTGGGTCACCCCTTCAACCACAAGCAACGGGTCTTGTTCGCGGCTCTCCGGACCTGTCTGTGCTGATTTCCCAGAATGAGGTTACCCCGGGACGGATAAACGAGGTAACACTCCAAGTTGTCAACGACGGTGAGGTTGATCTGGGAACACCGCAGTCCCGAAGCATCGTCACTACCGCACGTAGCGTTCGACTCACCGCGACGAGCGATGACTCACCGCTTTCGGTCGAAACGGGGACAGTCGCACTTGGTGCTGTGGCGGAAGAGGCCCCCCGAGAAGTTCCGGTAGCGGTAAGCGTGCCAAACGGCACCGAACCGGGGAATTACGAGCTTGAGGTCGAACTCGAATACTCCTATACAAGTCAGTACAGTAGCGGTGTTACCTACGACCGTGAGGAGACAGTCACCGCTGATGTCGATGTCACGGTAACTGACGACGCACGGTTCAGAATTGTCGATATCACCACTAATTCGCAGGTTGGCGACCAGGGGACACTCGAAGCCACGGTTAAGAACGTTGGCGCAACGGCTGCGTACGAGACGACTGTCGCACTTGAATCTTCAAGCGCTGGACTCACGCTCGGAGAGCGGACCGCAGATACAGCCCTCGTCGGATCACTTTCGCCGGGAGAATCCGTTACTGTCCCGTACAATGTCGCTTTCGCGTCAACTGCGCCGGACAGACAGTATGCTATCTCCGGGCAAGTCTCGTTTGAAACATCGGATGGCATCTCTCACGTCGATCAAGGGCTCTCAGCAGGAGTGACACCCCTTGCGGAGCAGACGTTTGCCTTAGAGGATATTGAGTCGACACTGCGTGTCGGCGAAGACGGTGAGATAACCGGTACTGTAGTCAATACCGGCCCGGTTCCGGCCGATAACGTCGTCGTCCAATATACGGATACGTCTCAAAGCATTCTTCCGATCGAGCAGTCAGCGGCGGTCGGGCCACTCGATGCGGGTGAATCGTCAGCGTTCACGCTGCCGCTTTCGATTGGTGGCGAAGCCGAGTCGGGACTCCGAACAGTTGATTTTGCGGTCCAGTACCGCAACGACGACGGCGAAGCGCGCGCCTATAGTGATGTCGCCGTCAACGCCGAGGTTGCGCCGGAACGAGACGCGTTCAGCGTCGCGATCGCGAACCAGACCATCGAGGCTGGCGGAACTCGCACGGTTGAAGTGACCGTAACGAACAATCTCGGAGAGCCCGCAAGCGATCTTGAGGCACGGCTGTTCGCCAACGACCCACTTGCGACCGGCGACACCGATACGGGATACGTCCAGTCGCTTGCGGCCGGCGAGTCGACAACAATGACGTTTGAACTGACTACGACTGGGTCCGCAACACCCGGGAGTACGTACCCCATCTCACTTGACTTCCGATATGACGATGTTGATGGAGACAGCCACCTTTCTGATACCTATCGGGCCCCGATCGACGTGACAGCGAGCGAAGGCGGCGGACTCCCGATTCCCATCATCGTCGTCGCACTGCTCATGGTAGGCACCGCCGCGCTTGTCATCTACCGGAGGCGGCAGTAACTGATGGCACTCAGTGATCGGATCGAGGCGGGCGTCCGACGGCTTAATGACGCCATCGTCGACCGGCCACGGCAAGTGATTGCCGTGTTCCTCGTGCTCACTGTCGTGTTCGCCGGTGGGATGGGACTCGTCAGTACCGACACCGGAGCAAC of Halorubrum trapanicum contains these proteins:
- a CDS encoding TetR/AcrR family transcriptional regulator; protein product: MSRFSDQEKERIRSQLIEAGRELFAQYGFDRTRISDLTAEADIGTSTFYQFFDSKEELYFRVLLREREELEKKIAETVAEGETPREEVQLVLETTFNEVQSNPLISALIVEGELRELQDRLAAAEMEKPFVEEQCSSVALTFSERWAELESFRYDDPALIDQLFTSIVFTVRSQNAPIGSSNEIDYDHVEDALIETIVDGLFTES
- a CDS encoding AbrB/MazE/SpoVT family DNA-binding domain-containing protein translates to MSKSTRVTEKGQATIPHELREKYDLQPGDEVVWMDTDEGIVVKKRTRTGGRGMLVPEGTSAEKREEIAAELGQRVRDRRDRNYEDV
- a CDS encoding UPF0175 family protein, producing MSSIDLPSGVLDAIAAPPADREPIVRQELAVSLYRAEYLSFGTARELAGRSTAAFQWLLGEREVERHDTAADLALDVEYARN
- a CDS encoding homing endonuclease associated repeat-containing protein; this encodes MPQYSDADFLEEIRRVADLSHVDGPPSERTFGDEADMSAQIVRRRFGSWRTAIEQAGFDFHTQADKIPRDKLVAELRWLRDEVGRIPTAEQMDEHGGYAYITYYERFGSWREALDAAGFDPDRGPTDAELLAELHRLRDELEKRPSMNDMTDHGAYGCSTYQRRFGSWSAALEEAFDTESADESRGSE
- a CDS encoding nucleotidyltransferase domain-containing protein; this encodes MRRYLAETDVRFAVLFGSRVRGDGHESSDVDVALRFPDDLSPTERFRRRNRIDADLQSHADAFVDVSDIEDLPVPIARAALRDGIRLVGDDRDVDAYRERVEAEYEETATERSGTAGSSSIGSRGESNRRSTRLSELLASPPL
- a CDS encoding COG1361 S-layer family protein; its protein translation is MTQRSILTVFVTALLLTSGTVGVVAGATASNPTVGDTATTDLSAPTAAGSPLQPQATGLVRGSPDLSVLISQNEVTPGRINEVTLQVVNDGEVDLGTPQSRSIVTTARSVRLTATSDDSPLSVETGTVALGAVAEEAPREVPVAVSVPNGTEPGNYELEVELEYSYTSQYSSGVTYDREETVTADVDVTVTDDARFRIVDITTNSQVGDQGTLEATVKNVGATAAYETTVALESSSAGLTLGERTADTALVGSLSPGESVTVPYNVAFASTAPDRQYAISGQVSFETSDGISHVDQGLSAGVTPLAEQTFALEDIESTLRVGEDGEITGTVVNTGPVPADNVVVQYTDTSQSILPIEQSAAVGPLDAGESSAFTLPLSIGGEAESGLRTVDFAVQYRNDDGEARAYSDVAVNAEVAPERDAFSVAIANQTIEAGGTRTVEVTVTNNLGEPASDLEARLFANDPLATGDTDTGYVQSLAAGESTTMTFELTTTGSATPGSTYPISLDFRYDDVDGDSHLSDTYRAPIDVTASEGGGLPIPIIVVALLMVGTAALVIYRRRQ
- a CDS encoding BGTF surface domain-containing protein, which encodes MTNDNTTRSKANAVFFAAVMVVSMVAAGFAVAPAAAVTDSDLTVNNFSPQEVDEETTRTHNLDVTIQNISNASGHTYEVVLPAGDFNSTAVESVNSVTNGTGTNVSSALGSPNPSGDTLTVPVDTSSVNASELTIDVDVNVDFPNVNSDTSAPLTVNFNDADSSSGTVDTPDVTILDTDNSGVNPSYTPESNLYYSGQEIVVDGLSSGTDYQLREVDSRTDEGNISTSSPVEQFTTNGTGAYTINTGDLETGDYFLRGPGISDAEEEDTIFEVSTQSLSIDWEEDSVEEGEEINLEVDSNRGTYDLNVSASGLDDTEIETIFEDSVSDIDLEDEDEEVATLVGISDGDFAANFTDIDAGEYDFEFEVPDTEAQDTATLNVTEAEDGEGDIADSVIEQQGDVAAITVELDNTDTGTLVIGNEEDDGYQANITVEDDEDDEVVVLFNTYAAGTLADGTDADTIVYTEDEDANVQLDNETDLTDILDTGTYDVSVGPYTGDDRFENTIDDPDSISSLTIEERGDSELALWRTSESVESDITEELDDENESATVSLINEAVEGDLVTQTSSLAIDEDGDRSDVLVHQYTAPGLEGPLASASGENLGSAESTAALYELLQQNNSVYTGENAADGEQDQLELVMELDNPGPNEPTTSIDVNELANDEIGSASAFSDVFTVVYDDQTDTYYIVTNIDELNNVVDEDRQIEDEDQYEVQINVQDARLLDLLEEADADDFEEEFVETSASFTAEAAEGEFDNEDSIQVTNAENQSITGTTNVAPGTELDVRVRSDDDASTSFIQNDEDIVVTPEGTWTATFDFSEAAVGDNFTAEVRQAAFTAESDGQVVEQVEEPAVFEVSDLSPAEATATAGDSVDVSATIENTGGREATQDVALTLDGDELDTTEVTLAPGDTTTVEFTADTSGLEAGDYTHGIATDDDEATGTLTIEAADGSDGSDGSDGSDGSDGSDGSDGSDGSDGSDGSDGSGETDDGTPGFGALVALVALIAAALLATRRNE